One window from the genome of Brachyspira hampsonii encodes:
- the whiG gene encoding RNA polymerase sigma factor WhiG, protein MKMNKKDKIPNITNENEQEYWLEFKKTLSPHIREALIIKYSPLVKYVANKISFNMGSHKHIEFQDLVGFGSFGLMDAIDKYNPNRDIKFKTYAVTRIRGAIYDELRKLDYLPRSIRKDVKEIEKAREILEARLSRNIKPQEIADMLGIPISKYNETMKRYIEASPTSLSDVWYVGDDSNEISVIDTLKSNDKTNPEYLAEREDVKNKIIAALKKLPEKEQQVLILYYYDDLTLKEIGKVLDVSESRISQIHTKAIQQLKYSLSEIKKQLL, encoded by the coding sequence ATGAAGATGAATAAAAAAGATAAAATACCAAATATTACTAATGAGAATGAGCAGGAATATTGGTTGGAGTTTAAAAAGACTCTTTCGCCTCATATAAGAGAGGCTCTAATTATTAAATATTCTCCTTTAGTAAAATATGTTGCCAATAAGATCTCTTTTAATATGGGATCTCATAAGCATATTGAATTTCAGGATTTAGTCGGCTTCGGATCTTTTGGGCTTATGGATGCTATTGATAAGTATAATCCAAACAGAGATATTAAGTTCAAAACTTATGCAGTTACTAGAATCAGAGGTGCAATATATGATGAGCTTAGAAAATTAGATTATCTTCCTAGATCTATTCGTAAAGATGTTAAAGAAATAGAAAAGGCAAGGGAAATATTAGAAGCTAGATTAAGCAGAAATATTAAGCCGCAGGAAATAGCAGATATGCTTGGAATACCAATAAGCAAATATAATGAGACTATGAAAAGGTATATAGAGGCTTCTCCTACTTCTTTAAGCGATGTTTGGTATGTAGGTGATGATTCCAATGAAATATCAGTAATAGATACATTGAAATCTAATGATAAAACTAATCCGGAATATTTAGCAGAAAGAGAAGATGTTAAAAATAAAATAATAGCGGCATTAAAAAAACTTCCGGAAAAAGAACAGCAAGTTTTAATACTATATTATTATGATGATCTTACTTTAAAAGAGATAGGCAAAGTATTAGATGTTTCAGAAAGCAGAATATCGCAGATTCATACAAAAGCGATACAGCAGTTAAAATATAGTCTTTCTGAGATAAAAAAACAATTATTATAA
- a CDS encoding HAD-IA family hydrolase codes for MPKYVNILFDLDGTITDSAPGIINGALYGIKKINEVYNLNINIPDDNTLRKFIGPPLDASFKKYCLDDEKLSLDFIKFYREDYNGNDGLFNCTLYDGIYDLIKTLYENNYRVFLATAKPKESALRIIEHFSMTNFFTNFYAPILGGKIKSKLDVLKEALEKENFEKEKTIMIGDRIDDIDAAKNVGIDSIAVKYGFGNDEEFKNASYIVNNTKEIFDILSK; via the coding sequence ATGCCTAAATATGTTAATATATTATTTGATCTTGACGGAACGATTACTGATTCAGCACCGGGTATAATAAATGGTGCTTTATATGGAATAAAAAAAATAAATGAGGTATATAATTTAAACATCAATATTCCTGATGATAATACTTTAAGAAAATTTATTGGTCCTCCTCTTGATGCTAGTTTTAAAAAATATTGTTTAGATGATGAAAAACTATCACTTGATTTTATAAAGTTTTACAGAGAAGATTATAACGGCAATGATGGTTTATTTAACTGTACACTTTATGATGGTATATATGATTTGATTAAAACATTGTATGAAAATAATTATAGAGTTTTTTTGGCTACTGCTAAACCTAAAGAATCAGCTCTAAGAATAATTGAACATTTTTCTATGACAAATTTTTTTACTAATTTTTATGCTCCTATACTAGGAGGAAAAATTAAAAGTAAATTAGATGTATTGAAAGAAGCATTAGAAAAAGAAAATTTTGAAAAAGAAAAAACTATAATGATAGGTGATAGAATAGATGATATAGATGCTGCCAAGAATGTTGGTATTGATTCTATTGCTGTTAAATATGGTTTTGGAAATGACGAAGAGTTTAAAAATGCTTCTTATATAGTAAATAATACAAAAGAAATATTTGATATATTAAGTAAGTAA
- the recO gene encoding DNA repair protein RecO, protein MIKNTEAFILSYNIYKTSSIIASFLTDNSIMQAICHKAKNNSKAFGSDLESISKLNINIYEKKDNQLSILKESSIIKNYKLLEKSIYSSLSVFYIREVLLYCAKDFDNRYFILMEKTLDALESLEENYSNDDKIKKMYIDILMRAFEMKTLHIAGISPHLDKCTICEKNNDLLYYSILEGGLICKKCQNLIKDSISITEYNIVFMKIIKHTSLIEIISNEDLKKMYSDSIDNVKDIMNKSIFNHINRIIKSKKVLEEILLT, encoded by the coding sequence TTGATAAAAAATACAGAAGCATTTATACTCTCATACAACATATATAAAACTTCATCTATAATAGCATCTTTTCTTACAGATAATTCCATAATGCAGGCAATATGTCATAAAGCAAAAAATAACTCAAAAGCATTCGGCTCAGATTTGGAAAGCATATCAAAATTAAATATAAATATATATGAAAAAAAAGATAATCAGCTGTCTATATTAAAAGAATCTTCTATTATAAAAAATTATAAATTGTTAGAAAAATCTATATATTCATCTTTATCCGTGTTCTATATCAGAGAAGTATTATTATACTGTGCTAAAGACTTTGATAATAGATATTTCATTTTAATGGAAAAAACATTAGATGCTTTAGAAAGTTTAGAAGAAAATTACAGCAATGATGATAAAATAAAAAAAATGTATATAGATATTTTAATGCGGGCATTTGAAATGAAAACTTTGCATATAGCAGGAATATCACCTCATTTAGATAAATGTACAATATGCGAAAAAAATAATGATTTATTATATTATTCTATATTGGAAGGCGGATTGATATGCAAAAAATGCCAAAATCTAATTAAAGATTCTATAAGTATAACAGAATATAACATAGTCTTTATGAAAATAATAAAGCATACATCTCTCATAGAAATAATAAGCAATGAAGATTTAAAAAAAATGTATAGTGATTCTATAGACAATGTAAAAGACATAATGAATAAATCAATATTCAATCATATAAACAGAATAATAAAAAGCAAGAAAGTATTAGAAGAAATTTTACTTACTTAA
- a CDS encoding DUF362 domain-containing protein has product MPRVINNDCVACGSCIPECAFDAISEGNIYVIDPDKCTDCAACEAVCPSNAIHPA; this is encoded by the coding sequence ATGCCACGTGTTATAAATAACGATTGTGTAGCTTGCGGATCATGTATTCCTGAATGTGCATTCGATGCTATTAGTGAAGGAAATATCTATGTGATAGATCCTGACAAATGCACTGATTGTGCTGCTTGTGAAGCTGTTTGTCCAAGCAATGCTATACACCCAGCTTAA
- a CDS encoding tetratricopeptide repeat protein — translation MSIGSSRSKLEDGIKFFRNENYKEAIDSLEKIFSEKNDVESGYHLALAYAQIQDYDNTLQVFDKIMRRLDNPLRLMQAHIIVGYIYAVKEMYDLAEFELIDALSSGVENTQIHAALGYVYYKKGNIRKAIEHLKKAVNLDPNSANARNSLGFILADTETNIEEGIEEIRRALAIDPNNPAYLDSLGWAFLKKNDYERAKEFLTKAFELAPTNRDIKEHLLKLDKSSYKK, via the coding sequence ATGAGTATAGGCTCTAGCAGAAGTAAATTAGAAGACGGAATAAAGTTTTTTAGAAATGAAAATTATAAAGAGGCAATAGACTCTTTAGAAAAAATATTTTCAGAAAAAAATGATGTTGAATCCGGATATCATTTAGCATTAGCCTATGCACAAATTCAGGATTATGATAATACTCTGCAGGTATTTGATAAAATAATGAGAAGACTTGATAATCCTCTTAGACTTATGCAGGCTCACATAATAGTAGGATATATATATGCTGTTAAAGAGATGTATGATTTAGCCGAATTTGAACTTATAGATGCATTATCCTCTGGTGTTGAAAATACTCAGATACATGCTGCTTTGGGCTATGTTTATTATAAAAAAGGAAATATAAGAAAAGCTATAGAGCATTTGAAAAAGGCAGTAAATCTTGATCCTAACAGTGCAAATGCAAGAAACTCTTTGGGATTTATTTTAGCAGATACTGAAACAAATATAGAAGAAGGAATAGAAGAAATTAGAAGGGCATTAGCAATAGATCCGAATAATCCGGCATATTTGGATTCATTAGGCTGGGCTTTCCTCAAAAAAAATGATTATGAAAGAGCTAAGGAATTTTTGACAAAGGCCTTTGAGCTTGCACCTACAAATAGGGATATAAAAGAACATTTATTAAAATTAGATAAGTCTTCATATAAAAAATAA
- a CDS encoding FapA family protein, with protein MNELKRKILQSDFYKDIYNNKNTRSVELSVASLERGMQEAAAIFQCPIYELSYKVLEDGSKGFFNIGAKPFLVRYTHITYDKSDMGVSKANNYEEVYEGNSQKEVVLNKDTEIIVRVRRDGVFFKVNPPVAEGKKIEDITALEEKLIDAGIKEYDSHLAKKMLHEQTGEYEKIAEWDISKSVNNAKISYTITEDKMRAYVTVTKPNKGGREMDLQDVKELLENSGVTFGFQEENVKKCLEEGTFNVPILAAEGRPPVNGQNAKIEYLVNVNKKVIPKFIGEDQSIDYKDLTIVENVEQGQKLARKTPATDGEAGRTVLGVKIETKSGKNIEIKEIIGDNVELSEDGEYIIASISGQVVLRGKLLSVEPIFEVAGDVGPETGNINFIGSVVVKGSVSDNYSIKAEGNIDVHGTVGKCDLEAKGDIMVKLGIQGNENSQVKAGGDVIAKFIQFSNVQAGNNVVVTEAILNSNIDADNRIILIGKRASASGGRLRALREVNGKVLGSQAGAKTYIETGISPAKRHAVDDLDNEKAELDISIEETERNIKSLEQAGKLKKLDDEKKEQLQSYKEQLEQANTRREEIVLNREALIQEMEIEKVESTVSAGKEMLPGVELLIGNAEFSIRQSYKAITFFEQDGMIQTEKYRGEPKNERKQDDEE; from the coding sequence ATGAATGAATTAAAAAGAAAAATATTGCAAAGTGATTTTTATAAAGATATTTACAATAATAAAAATACTCGTTCAGTAGAATTATCGGTTGCTTCTTTAGAGAGAGGTATGCAGGAAGCGGCTGCTATATTTCAATGTCCTATTTATGAATTAAGCTACAAAGTTCTTGAAGACGGCAGCAAGGGTTTTTTCAATATAGGAGCTAAGCCTTTTTTGGTAAGATATACCCATATTACCTATGATAAATCTGATATGGGAGTCAGTAAAGCTAATAATTATGAAGAAGTATATGAAGGAAATTCACAGAAAGAAGTAGTATTAAATAAAGATACAGAAATAATAGTAAGAGTTAGGAGAGACGGTGTATTTTTTAAAGTTAATCCTCCTGTAGCAGAGGGAAAAAAAATAGAAGATATTACAGCATTGGAAGAAAAATTGATAGATGCAGGAATAAAAGAATATGATTCTCATTTAGCTAAAAAAATGCTTCATGAGCAGACAGGAGAATATGAAAAAATAGCTGAATGGGATATATCTAAATCTGTTAATAATGCCAAAATTAGTTATACAATAACAGAAGATAAAATGCGTGCCTATGTTACAGTTACTAAGCCTAATAAGGGCGGAAGAGAAATGGATTTACAAGATGTTAAAGAACTTCTTGAAAATAGCGGGGTAACTTTTGGCTTTCAAGAAGAAAATGTAAAAAAATGTTTAGAGGAAGGTACTTTTAATGTACCTATACTTGCTGCAGAAGGCCGTCCTCCTGTGAATGGGCAGAATGCAAAAATAGAATATTTGGTTAATGTAAATAAAAAAGTAATTCCTAAATTTATAGGTGAAGATCAAAGTATAGATTATAAAGATTTAACTATAGTTGAGAATGTAGAGCAAGGTCAGAAATTAGCTAGAAAAACTCCTGCTACAGACGGAGAAGCTGGAAGAACTGTATTGGGTGTAAAAATAGAAACAAAAAGCGGAAAAAATATTGAAATCAAAGAGATAATTGGTGATAATGTTGAGCTGTCAGAAGACGGAGAATATATAATAGCTTCTATAAGCGGACAGGTTGTACTTAGAGGAAAACTTTTAAGTGTAGAACCGATATTTGAAGTAGCTGGAGATGTAGGACCTGAAACAGGAAACATCAATTTTATAGGAAGCGTTGTTGTCAAAGGAAGTGTCAGCGATAATTATTCTATTAAGGCAGAAGGTAATATTGATGTACATGGAACTGTTGGTAAATGTGATCTTGAAGCTAAGGGAGATATTATGGTTAAACTTGGTATTCAAGGAAATGAAAATAGTCAGGTAAAGGCTGGAGGAGATGTTATCGCTAAATTTATACAATTCTCTAATGTTCAAGCTGGAAATAATGTCGTAGTTACTGAGGCGATACTTAATTCTAATATTGATGCTGATAATAGAATAATACTTATAGGCAAGAGAGCTTCAGCAAGCGGCGGAAGATTAAGAGCATTAAGAGAGGTTAATGGTAAAGTATTAGGTTCTCAAGCAGGTGCTAAAACATATATAGAAACAGGAATAAGCCCAGCTAAAAGACATGCAGTTGATGATTTAGATAATGAAAAAGCAGAGTTAGATATTTCTATAGAAGAAACTGAAAGAAATATAAAATCCCTTGAACAGGCTGGAAAACTTAAAAAACTTGATGATGAAAAAAAAGAGCAGCTTCAAAGTTACAAAGAACAGTTAGAACAGGCTAATACTAGAAGAGAAGAAATAGTATTAAATAGAGAAGCTCTAATTCAGGAAATGGAAATAGAAAAAGTTGAATCTACAGTAAGTGCTGGTAAAGAAATGCTTCCTGGTGTAGAGCTGCTTATAGGAAATGCTGAGTTCTCCATAAGACAAAGTTATAAAGCTATTACATTCTTTGAGCAAGATGGTATGATTCAGACTGAAAAATATAGAGGCGAACCTAAAAATGAAAGAAAGCAAGATGATGAAGAGTAG